Proteins encoded within one genomic window of Episyrphus balteatus chromosome 1, idEpiBalt1.1, whole genome shotgun sequence:
- the LOC129909275 gene encoding uncharacterized protein LOC129909275, translating to MRTCPTTAKEVILDFTPLHPIIESAAKGAIMRFAKEGTGAGKCIGNREREFLSRSSEENFLNFPRDAMVTNYNFVKNYNIHLSSKKDWTGREQQKVQGQASLGQSPSIFQAEVNAIVKCAEINLELKHRNKNIAIMSDSQAALKALKSYEINSKLVLECIGKLNELGKINKVTLHWVPGHVGVQGNEEADSLAKTGANSPLMGPESYCGIGENVIKNKIKLDEESRRA from the exons ATGAGAACATGCCCTACAACAGCAAAGGAGGTTATTCTTGATTTCACTCCACTTCACCCTATTATTGAAAGTGCTGCTAAGGGAGCTATCATGAGATTTGCCAAGGAAGGAACTGGGGCTGGAAAATGCATAGGCAACAGAGAAAGAGAATTCCTGTCCAGATCCTCAGAAGAAAACTTCCTTAACTTTCCAAGAGATGCAATGGTCACAAATTATAACTTTGTGAAAAACTACAATATACATCTCAGTAGTAAAAAAGATTGG ACGGGTCGAGAACAGCAGAAGGTACAGGGGCAGGCGTCTTTGGGCCAATCCCCAAGTATCTTTCAAGCTGAGGTGAATGCCATTGTAAAATGTGCAGAAATAAACCTCGAATTAAAACACCGGAATAAAAACATTGCCATTATGTCTGACAGTCAAGCTGCCCTAAAAGCACTTAAATCCTACGAAATCAACTCCAAGCTAGTATTGGAGTGTATAGGAAAACTTAACGAACttggcaaaataaacaaagtcactCTCCACTGGGTACCTGGGCACGTTGGTGTCCAGGGTAACGAGGAGGCGGACTCCTTAGCAAAAACGGGAGCAAATTCCCCTTTAATGGGACCCGAATCGTATTGCGGAATAGGagaaaatgtcattaaaaataaaataaaactagacgAGGAGTCTAGGAGAGCATAA